In Dyadobacter sp. NIV53, a single window of DNA contains:
- a CDS encoding ABC transporter permease has protein sequence MLKNYLKIAVRNLTRNKVFSVINIAGLSLGLTCCMLIVLYTKDEVSFDQFQEHKHDLYRIDVTMKDHEGSRTIGSTNAIHGPSFKQGIPEIKEVVRAQSNSFVVKKGNDLINENVLFADNNFFTVFSMPLLSGNPETVLSDVQSIVLSEKMAEKYFGTKEAVGKMLELKIGDNFEPFVVSGVAKNCPQNSSVQFEAVVPFAFQEARGWTDKEWLGFYMNTFVLLHDKANYQAVVPKMNKVFAAQSAEEISKIKDFNQKITFHLKPFLDIHLDDENGDLRNGLAHASSPIYSYILSGIAIFILLIACINFVNLTVARSLKRAKEIGIRKVVGSQRKQLTIQFLGESFLLSFIAFTFAIVLTLFVLPTFNDLANKQLALSYLLDFNLVAGYIVLFFLTGLIAGFYPAMVLSGFSPAQTLYNRTKLTQKNYLTKGLVVFQFALSVCLVIGTIVIYSQFKYLTNKDLGYNDKRLMMFSMGRGGSGEKARESIIQDLKGIAGIEKVASFNGNYNGTGAKIGEKEISFGYIGVDDNFLNTMEIPVVKGRNFSKDFPSDPENSVVVNEAFVKEAGWKDPIGKEIDFFWKQKKMTVIGVIRDYHYASLKEEIKPLLLTEDPKYGLGAIYLKLNVANIPQTVKTVESVFRKHIPFLPFEYKFEDESNLKRYESEAKWKQMITLAAMLSIFVSCIGLFGLATFNAETRVKEIGIRKVLGASVASIAALLSTDFVKLVLIAIIIALPISYYAVNIWLQDFPYRIEISWWYFAVSAILAISVALITVGYQSVKTAMLDPVKSLRSE, from the coding sequence ATGTTAAAAAACTACCTAAAAATCGCCGTCCGTAACCTGACCAGAAACAAGGTTTTCTCGGTTATTAATATTGCCGGGTTGTCGCTAGGTCTTACTTGCTGCATGCTCATTGTGTTATATACCAAAGACGAAGTCAGTTTTGACCAGTTTCAGGAGCATAAACATGATCTTTACCGGATCGATGTGACGATGAAGGATCACGAAGGCAGCCGGACTATCGGTAGTACCAATGCCATTCACGGACCTTCTTTTAAGCAGGGAATTCCGGAAATCAAGGAAGTTGTTCGTGCGCAGAGTAACTCGTTCGTGGTAAAAAAAGGCAACGATTTGATCAATGAGAATGTACTTTTTGCGGACAACAATTTCTTCACTGTTTTTTCAATGCCTTTGCTATCCGGTAATCCTGAAACGGTATTGTCCGATGTGCAATCCATTGTGCTTTCTGAAAAAATGGCTGAGAAGTATTTTGGTACTAAGGAAGCAGTTGGGAAAATGTTAGAGCTCAAAATCGGCGATAACTTTGAGCCGTTTGTGGTGTCAGGCGTAGCGAAAAACTGTCCGCAGAATTCGTCCGTTCAATTTGAAGCCGTTGTACCCTTTGCGTTCCAGGAAGCCAGAGGATGGACCGACAAGGAATGGCTTGGATTTTACATGAATACTTTCGTTTTACTCCATGATAAGGCGAATTATCAGGCGGTTGTACCAAAAATGAATAAGGTTTTTGCGGCTCAATCAGCAGAGGAAATCAGTAAAATCAAAGACTTTAACCAAAAAATCACCTTTCATCTCAAACCGTTTCTGGACATACATCTTGATGATGAGAATGGCGATTTGAGAAATGGCTTAGCACACGCCAGCAGCCCGATTTATTCTTACATTCTTTCTGGAATCGCTATTTTTATCCTGCTCATTGCATGCATTAATTTCGTAAATCTGACCGTTGCGCGGTCTTTGAAACGTGCCAAAGAAATTGGTATCCGTAAAGTGGTTGGAAGTCAGCGGAAACAGCTTACTATCCAATTCCTGGGAGAATCGTTTTTGCTTTCATTCATTGCCTTCACATTTGCTATTGTATTAACGCTATTTGTTTTACCCACTTTCAATGATCTGGCGAATAAACAATTAGCTCTTTCCTATCTTCTGGATTTCAATCTGGTGGCCGGCTATATTGTTTTGTTTTTTCTTACAGGTCTGATAGCAGGTTTTTACCCTGCAATGGTTTTATCAGGATTCAGTCCGGCACAAACGCTTTACAACCGGACTAAACTCACCCAGAAAAATTACCTTACCAAAGGTCTTGTAGTATTTCAATTTGCATTGTCAGTTTGTCTTGTAATTGGTACCATTGTGATTTACTCGCAATTCAAATATTTGACAAACAAGGACTTAGGTTACAATGATAAGCGGCTAATGATGTTTTCTATGGGGCGCGGCGGATCTGGCGAAAAGGCCAGGGAAAGCATTATTCAGGACTTGAAAGGTATTGCAGGAATTGAAAAAGTAGCTTCTTTTAATGGGAATTACAATGGAACGGGTGCCAAAATTGGGGAAAAAGAAATCAGTTTCGGATACATCGGAGTTGACGATAATTTCCTGAATACGATGGAAATTCCGGTCGTTAAAGGCAGAAATTTTTCGAAGGATTTTCCATCTGACCCCGAGAATTCTGTTGTTGTAAACGAAGCATTTGTAAAGGAAGCGGGCTGGAAAGATCCGATTGGGAAAGAGATCGATTTTTTCTGGAAACAAAAGAAAATGACGGTGATCGGTGTCATCAGAGATTATCATTATGCCTCGCTAAAAGAAGAGATCAAGCCACTTCTTCTTACCGAAGATCCCAAATACGGATTAGGCGCCATTTATCTAAAACTAAATGTAGCCAACATTCCGCAAACGGTAAAAACGGTGGAAAGTGTCTTTCGCAAACATATACCGTTCCTTCCCTTTGAATACAAATTTGAAGATGAATCGAATTTAAAACGATACGAATCCGAAGCCAAATGGAAGCAGATGATCACGCTTGCCGCTATGCTTTCCATTTTTGTTTCCTGTATTGGCCTGTTCGGACTGGCAACTTTCAACGCAGAAACGCGGGTGAAGGAAATTGGCATTCGAAAAGTATTGGGTGCTTCGGTAGCAAGTATCGCGGCTTTGTTGTCAACAGATTTTGTAAAATTGGTACTAATCGCCATTATAATCGCCTTACCGATATCTTATTATGCTGTAAATATCTGGTTACAGGATTTCCCGTACCGGATAGAAATATCCTGGTGGTACTTCGCCGTTTCCGCAATCCTCGCGATTTCAGTAGCTTTAATAACCGTTGGCTATCAAAGTGTTAAAACAGCAATGTTGGATCCGGTGAAGAGCTTGCGAAGCGAATAA
- a CDS encoding ABC transporter permease, producing the protein MLRNYLKIAWRNLWKHKGYSLLNILGLATGMAACIVIMLFVYYEKSFDNIHSRNIFRLNEVQKYEGMVKPQNVALSMYPMGPTLKKDYPEILNFTRISTMGKVKVWHNEKKLTLQNAFYVDSTFLQLFDYELLKGDRNLVLQKPNSVVLTEENAQKIFGSAEALGRIITIYGGDTTHFTVTGILANTPKTSHLQFDGLFSLNTFAKPDLMNNWGGNWLITYLELSKNANLVSLEKQFPAFLKRNMKNGNWKFYELFLQPLKEVHANSMNITHDYQNFQKFDKSYTYTFSIVALIVLLIACVNFMNLSTARSAGRAKEIGIRKASGSGRFQLGMQFLGESVMLCFFSLVLAILFVKLLLSYVNELSQRELEFSVFTNPVLLLSLLAGTLLVGIISGLYPAAYLSSFNASVVLKGAMKNGKRKLSFRNILVVGQFSAAIFLIIATVLTVRQLKYMQKANIGFDKEQVITIPLSVESQKNYQAIKAELLSKSPVKAVTGSRQKLGNNLHQTGVRFHGDGPVREMTSSQIVVDPDYLSLYKIPLVAGRDFVKEGDADNGKAYIVNETLAKELLKETPGKSFDFLIGKNFGFGGMDSAGVIVGISKDFNFNSLHHKIETLCILNQKDWSYNEMSVRINSSKAKQAIANIQSTWKSIAPNEDFEYEFLDDHFAELYRADNTVSEIVGALAGLAIFISCLGLFGLASFSVEQRVKEIGVRKVLGASISEIVHLLSKDFIKLVLVAFLIAAPIAWFVMDKWLQDYAYRIDISLWVFGLSGILAVGIALFTVSFQSIKAALMNPVRSLRSE; encoded by the coding sequence ATGCTACGAAACTATCTAAAAATCGCCTGGCGGAACTTGTGGAAGCACAAGGGATATTCTCTTCTGAATATACTGGGTTTAGCTACCGGGATGGCAGCCTGTATTGTTATTATGCTTTTTGTTTATTATGAAAAAAGCTTTGATAATATTCATAGCAGGAATATTTTCCGGCTCAATGAAGTTCAAAAGTATGAAGGTATGGTTAAGCCGCAAAACGTAGCTTTATCCATGTATCCAATGGGTCCTACTTTGAAAAAAGATTATCCTGAAATTTTAAACTTTACCCGGATCAGTACAATGGGTAAGGTTAAAGTCTGGCATAATGAAAAGAAATTAACCCTGCAGAATGCTTTCTATGTGGACTCTACCTTCTTACAGCTCTTTGATTACGAGTTATTGAAAGGCGACCGGAATCTCGTTTTGCAAAAGCCTAACAGCGTAGTTCTTACGGAGGAAAATGCTCAAAAAATATTTGGAAGTGCGGAAGCGCTGGGAAGAATTATTACGATTTATGGTGGGGATACTACCCATTTTACGGTGACCGGCATCCTGGCAAACACTCCCAAAACCTCACATTTGCAATTTGATGGTTTATTCTCCTTAAATACTTTCGCTAAGCCTGATCTGATGAATAACTGGGGAGGGAACTGGTTGATAACTTATCTGGAATTATCTAAAAATGCCAATTTAGTCTCACTTGAGAAACAGTTTCCTGCGTTTCTTAAACGAAATATGAAAAACGGTAACTGGAAATTCTATGAATTATTCCTTCAGCCTTTAAAAGAGGTGCATGCTAATTCTATGAATATTACGCATGACTACCAGAATTTTCAAAAGTTTGACAAAAGTTACACTTATACTTTTTCAATCGTTGCGCTGATTGTATTGCTTATTGCCTGTGTCAATTTTATGAATCTATCTACCGCGCGTTCGGCAGGCAGGGCAAAAGAGATCGGTATAAGAAAAGCAAGCGGTTCCGGCCGGTTTCAGTTGGGAATGCAGTTTTTGGGTGAATCAGTTATGCTCTGTTTCTTTTCACTGGTCCTGGCTATTCTGTTCGTGAAATTGTTACTATCCTATGTGAATGAACTGAGCCAGCGCGAACTGGAATTTTCAGTTTTCACAAATCCTGTATTACTGCTGTCGCTACTTGCCGGAACGCTTCTGGTTGGTATTATTTCAGGCCTTTATCCTGCTGCATATCTTTCTTCATTTAATGCATCGGTGGTATTAAAAGGGGCAATGAAAAATGGAAAGAGAAAATTGTCATTCCGGAATATACTGGTTGTTGGCCAGTTTTCAGCAGCCATTTTTCTGATAATCGCAACGGTATTAACTGTGCGACAGCTTAAATATATGCAGAAGGCAAATATTGGATTTGATAAGGAACAAGTCATTACAATTCCTTTGAGTGTGGAATCACAAAAAAATTACCAGGCTATTAAAGCTGAATTATTAAGTAAATCACCTGTTAAAGCAGTAACTGGCTCACGGCAAAAGCTGGGAAATAATTTACATCAGACTGGTGTAAGATTTCATGGCGATGGGCCGGTAAGGGAAATGACCTCATCTCAGATTGTCGTTGATCCTGATTATCTCAGCCTTTACAAAATACCTCTTGTAGCAGGAAGGGATTTTGTAAAAGAGGGAGATGCTGATAACGGAAAGGCTTATATTGTTAATGAAACCCTGGCCAAAGAATTGCTGAAAGAAACGCCGGGAAAATCATTTGATTTTTTAATTGGAAAGAACTTCGGTTTCGGAGGAATGGATTCCGCGGGTGTAATTGTGGGTATTTCCAAGGACTTCAATTTTAATTCCCTTCACCATAAAATTGAAACTCTGTGTATTCTTAATCAAAAGGATTGGAGTTATAATGAAATGTCTGTCAGGATTAATAGTTCAAAGGCAAAACAAGCGATTGCAAATATTCAGTCGACGTGGAAAAGTATTGCTCCTAATGAAGATTTTGAATATGAATTCCTGGATGATCATTTTGCAGAATTATATCGTGCTGATAATACAGTAAGCGAAATTGTGGGTGCTTTAGCTGGCCTTGCCATTTTTATTTCCTGTCTGGGTTTATTTGGCCTTGCGTCATTCTCTGTAGAACAGCGTGTTAAAGAAATTGGTGTTCGCAAAGTGTTGGGTGCCAGCATATCGGAAATAGTACATTTGTTGTCCAAAGATTTTATTAAACTGGTACTGGTGGCTTTTTTAATAGCAGCACCAATAGCCTGGTTTGTGATGGATAAGTGGTTACAGGATTATGCTTACAGGATTGATATTTCTTTATGGGTTTTTGGTTTGTCTGGTATTCTGGCTGTGGGAATTGCACTTTTTACTGTCAGTTTTCAATCTATAAAAGCAGCTTTGATGAATCCTGTTAGGTCGTTGCGGAGTGAGTGA
- a CDS encoding ABC transporter permease codes for MFRNYLKIAFRSLWKNRMFTAINLLGLSLGLASAGVLILFTQRGITFDSFHKDNDQIYFVQTEGKDGRYNQTVYPILDQLVKTFPEIETGTHVQGWNNVWINYKGKDIQGDTKYVDTTFFDVFSFKLKYGDAKTALKKRESILLNQDIAKALFGTENPVGETVTINDTISFTVTGVLDAVPQNSSIQFEVLVPIANLEANKNFAENADWYNTFARVYLKLKKDADVPKLEAKFPAFAKTHFSDEVKDRQIRIAPLTEYIHYENPGFKWLIYGSIAIASFIILIISINLINLNTAISFTRAKEVAVRKVTGSTLKQILIQFWTESGIVLVASLFVSVVFGASYLVPRFNEFRKERMQLVISWEQDYVTILTLVGVITLIAIIAGTYPALYLNKLDIRDTIKGKLTNKPQSGGWRRGTLIVIQFVISFGLVIGAITVRKQISFMREANLGFDKTGVVVVQADRQYKDEESAMSQFKPILDELNQNSKIKSIATSGVVPTKYWSNYNAYMAEGETDKEVRFKHVGTGSKYAETFGIKMLEGRDFSDELDKNHTYKHVVINESAMKALGWKTAVGKRLRQKNNPEVYTIVGVMKDFHYQDLKEKIEPLLHWYEGTAGLNSYLTMKFNNINQAQSVLADLEAKMKKIPSKKPFKYFYLSDEISRQYNHLDGIWKMLNFVTTLSVIIALAGIFGLITLTGNQRTKEVGIRKVLGASVSGIAILLSRDFIVLVLISIVIGVPVGYSFMINYLSSFEYHITVEWHIFALVGFAALILTVLTVSIQSIRTALMDPVKSLRNE; via the coding sequence ATGTTTCGGAACTACCTAAAAATCGCCTTTCGTAGCCTCTGGAAAAACCGGATGTTTACGGCTATCAATTTGCTTGGACTTTCGCTGGGATTGGCGAGTGCAGGCGTTTTGATCCTTTTTACACAGCGCGGAATTACGTTTGATTCCTTTCATAAGGACAATGATCAGATATATTTTGTCCAGACGGAAGGGAAAGACGGACGTTATAACCAGACGGTGTATCCGATTTTAGACCAGCTTGTAAAAACTTTTCCTGAAATTGAAACAGGAACCCATGTGCAGGGTTGGAATAACGTCTGGATTAATTATAAAGGCAAAGATATTCAGGGAGATACGAAGTATGTGGACACTACTTTTTTTGATGTTTTTTCTTTCAAATTAAAATATGGTGATGCCAAAACTGCTTTAAAGAAGCGGGAATCAATACTGTTGAATCAGGATATTGCGAAAGCACTTTTTGGGACTGAAAACCCGGTCGGTGAAACGGTTACCATTAATGATACGATCAGTTTCACAGTTACGGGCGTTTTGGATGCGGTTCCACAGAATTCCTCTATTCAGTTTGAAGTCTTGGTGCCAATTGCCAATCTGGAGGCAAACAAGAATTTTGCTGAAAATGCGGATTGGTATAACACATTTGCACGGGTTTATCTCAAATTGAAAAAGGACGCGGATGTTCCAAAACTGGAAGCGAAATTTCCCGCTTTTGCAAAAACACATTTCAGCGATGAGGTGAAAGACAGGCAAATCCGGATAGCGCCATTAACAGAATATATCCATTACGAAAATCCGGGTTTCAAATGGCTGATTTACGGATCAATTGCTATCGCCAGTTTTATAATATTGATTATCAGTATTAATTTGATCAATTTGAATACGGCTATTTCCTTCACGAGGGCAAAAGAAGTGGCAGTTCGCAAGGTTACAGGATCAACTCTAAAACAAATTCTGATACAATTCTGGACTGAATCGGGGATCGTTTTGGTTGCATCACTTTTCGTTTCGGTTGTGTTTGGCGCTTCCTATCTGGTTCCACGTTTCAATGAATTTCGTAAAGAAAGAATGCAGCTGGTAATCAGTTGGGAACAGGATTATGTCACGATTCTGACGCTCGTTGGAGTCATCACTTTAATAGCCATTATTGCAGGAACTTACCCGGCTCTTTATCTGAACAAGCTTGATATTAGGGACACGATAAAAGGGAAATTAACCAACAAACCACAATCCGGCGGATGGAGGCGGGGAACGTTGATTGTGATACAGTTTGTCATTTCCTTTGGTCTTGTAATTGGTGCCATTACCGTTCGAAAACAGATCAGTTTTATGCGGGAAGCAAATCTTGGTTTTGATAAAACGGGTGTCGTTGTGGTTCAGGCTGATAGGCAATACAAAGATGAAGAGTCAGCAATGAGCCAGTTTAAGCCGATTCTGGATGAGTTGAATCAGAATTCCAAAATCAAAAGCATTGCTACTTCGGGTGTTGTTCCAACCAAATACTGGAGTAATTACAATGCCTACATGGCCGAAGGCGAAACGGATAAAGAAGTCAGGTTCAAACATGTGGGTACAGGTTCGAAATATGCAGAAACATTTGGAATCAAAATGCTGGAAGGACGTGATTTTTCAGATGAATTGGATAAAAATCATACATACAAACATGTGGTGATTAACGAGTCTGCCATGAAGGCGTTAGGATGGAAAACGGCTGTTGGAAAACGTCTCAGGCAGAAAAATAACCCCGAAGTTTATACCATTGTAGGTGTAATGAAGGACTTTCATTACCAGGATCTTAAAGAGAAAATTGAACCGCTTCTGCATTGGTACGAAGGAACGGCCGGACTGAACAGTTATCTCACAATGAAGTTTAATAATATCAATCAGGCACAAAGTGTATTGGCTGATCTGGAAGCGAAAATGAAAAAGATTCCTTCCAAAAAGCCATTCAAATATTTTTACCTGTCCGATGAAATCAGCCGCCAGTACAATCATCTGGATGGCATCTGGAAAATGCTCAATTTCGTAACGACGCTTTCGGTAATTATCGCATTGGCCGGGATTTTTGGGCTTATTACCCTGACAGGAAATCAGCGTACGAAAGAGGTTGGTATTCGTAAAGTATTGGGTGCCAGTGTTTCGGGAATCGCCATTTTATTGTCGAGAGATTTTATTGTATTGGTATTGATTTCGATTGTGATCGGTGTTCCGGTTGGGTACAGTTTTATGATTAATTACCTGTCAAGTTTCGAATATCATATTACCGTTGAATGGCATATTTTCGCACTTGTCGGATTCGCAGCACTGATTCTTACTGTTTTGACGGTGAGTATTCAGAGTATCAGAACGGCTTTGATGGATCCGGTAAAGAGTTTGAGGAATGAGTAG
- a CDS encoding ABC transporter permease yields the protein MLKNHIKIAFRNLLSSRLFTALNIVGLTGGMVAAVFILLWVQNEISFDAYHSKSERISRIITHLQVSKEETWHWASTPLLLAAELKKLPEVEAVTRENNVGSLSLKIGDRKINGENAIYADSNWFQIFDYQFVDGSAAEFASGVRNIAMTESKAMQLFNKSNVVGQIIRIDTLDYTVSAVYKNNPPNSSFQYDFIIPLAAFWANPKTFENDNSWNQFNYETFVVLRQDADRKKVGKKLTSIISNFKKGDDDKPSTDTVLEAEPLTNIHFNNAIQGASQDKGDKRTVYVFFGLALVILLVACINYVNLTTARASVRSKEVGVKKLLGAKSSHLFGQFMTESVLTCLTAFVLALCSIYLLIPAFNSLTGKAFTFSLANLSLWYVLIGTTVTAILLTGVYPSLLLSSFKPFDILRGNNILGSTNGGFRKGLVVVQFTVTVVFLISTLVVYRQMKFIREKELGYDRAHTFTFHVPWTLKPKVEAATLKGRLLNESSIADVTIASQSIVQVNSSTTGSYDWNGRPKDFNPTVSQIAVEDNFQKMFNLKIKEGRWFKANSIADRSNVILNEAAVKKLNLPKPVVGQRFDFQGHKGVVIGIVKDFHFKSLREKIQPLVLFNDLSWSGGLYVKAQPGKEAEAIKAVEKVWNEMIPNYALDYKFLDDTYNRLYKSEERTASLFNTFTIIAVLISCLGLFGLATFTAERRIKEIGIRKVLGASVGAIVTLLSTDFITLVVISIVVASPIGYYFMSEWLKGFEYKIELNWIIFAIAGICAVFVALFTISYQSIKAALMNPVKTLRSE from the coding sequence ATGCTAAAAAACCACATCAAAATCGCCTTTCGGAATCTTTTGAGTTCCAGATTATTCACGGCATTGAATATCGTTGGCCTTACCGGTGGCATGGTGGCGGCTGTGTTTATTTTGTTGTGGGTTCAAAATGAGATTAGTTTCGATGCTTATCATTCTAAATCAGAGCGCATTAGCCGCATTATTACGCATTTGCAGGTAAGCAAGGAAGAAACATGGCATTGGGCAAGTACGCCGTTATTGCTGGCGGCGGAGTTGAAAAAACTTCCCGAAGTGGAGGCGGTGACGCGTGAGAACAATGTGGGCAGTTTGTCTTTAAAAATTGGTGACCGTAAAATAAACGGAGAGAATGCGATTTATGCCGATTCAAATTGGTTTCAGATATTTGATTATCAATTTGTAGATGGATCTGCTGCCGAATTTGCGTCCGGTGTGCGGAATATTGCCATGACGGAATCGAAGGCAATGCAGCTCTTTAATAAGTCAAATGTTGTAGGACAAATTATCAGAATCGATACTTTGGACTATACAGTTTCGGCCGTTTACAAAAACAATCCTCCGAATTCCAGTTTTCAATACGACTTCATTATTCCGTTGGCAGCTTTTTGGGCAAATCCTAAAACGTTTGAAAATGACAATAGCTGGAATCAGTTCAATTACGAAACGTTTGTTGTTTTAAGACAAGATGCCGATCGAAAAAAAGTAGGTAAAAAGCTGACGTCCATCATCTCGAACTTCAAAAAAGGTGATGATGACAAACCTTCGACGGACACCGTTTTGGAGGCAGAACCATTGACCAATATTCATTTTAATAATGCAATTCAGGGAGCAAGTCAGGATAAGGGAGACAAGCGTACAGTCTATGTATTCTTCGGACTGGCTTTGGTTATATTGTTGGTAGCCTGTATCAATTATGTAAATCTGACAACAGCACGGGCAAGTGTCAGATCAAAAGAAGTGGGTGTGAAAAAGCTGTTAGGCGCGAAAAGTTCTCATCTTTTCGGACAGTTCATGACTGAATCCGTGTTGACTTGTCTTACGGCTTTTGTTCTCGCATTGTGTTCGATCTACCTGTTAATTCCGGCCTTTAACTCCCTTACTGGCAAGGCTTTCACATTTTCACTGGCAAACCTGTCCTTGTGGTATGTTTTAATTGGAACCACTGTTACGGCCATTTTGCTGACCGGTGTTTATCCGTCGCTGCTACTTTCTTCCTTCAAACCGTTTGATATTTTGAGAGGAAACAATATTCTCGGATCTACGAATGGAGGTTTCCGCAAAGGACTGGTTGTGGTTCAGTTTACAGTTACAGTGGTTTTTCTGATATCTACTTTGGTTGTGTATCGGCAGATGAAATTTATTAGGGAAAAAGAGCTGGGTTATGATCGTGCGCATACGTTTACTTTCCATGTTCCATGGACATTGAAACCGAAAGTCGAAGCAGCTACATTGAAAGGTAGGTTATTGAATGAGTCAAGTATTGCTGATGTAACTATTGCGAGCCAAAGCATTGTTCAGGTTAACAGTAGTACCACAGGCTCTTACGATTGGAATGGTCGTCCAAAAGATTTTAATCCGACGGTTTCCCAAATTGCAGTTGAAGATAATTTTCAGAAAATGTTTAATCTGAAAATAAAAGAGGGCAGGTGGTTTAAAGCCAACAGTATCGCGGACCGGAGTAATGTGATATTAAATGAAGCGGCTGTCAAAAAACTTAATTTGCCTAAACCAGTTGTTGGACAAAGATTTGATTTTCAAGGTCATAAAGGTGTTGTAATTGGTATCGTTAAAGATTTTCATTTCAAAAGTCTTAGAGAAAAAATCCAGCCGCTAGTGTTATTCAATGATTTGTCGTGGAGCGGGGGATTGTACGTGAAAGCGCAGCCTGGAAAAGAAGCAGAGGCAATAAAGGCGGTAGAAAAAGTTTGGAACGAAATGATCCCGAATTATGCGCTGGATTATAAATTCCTGGACGACACCTACAACAGACTTTATAAAAGTGAAGAACGCACAGCTTCCTTATTTAACACTTTCACAATCATTGCTGTCCTGATTTCCTGTCTTGGATTATTCGGACTGGCAACTTTCACAGCTGAAAGACGGATCAAAGAAATCGGGATCCGCAAAGTATTAGGCGCGTCGGTGGGAGCAATTGTGACCCTACTTTCCACTGATTTCATCACTTTGGTGGTAATTTCAATTGTCGTAGCCTCACCAATCGGCTATTATTTTATGAGCGAATGGCTGAAAGGTTTTGAATATAAAATCGAATTAAACTGGATCATTTTCGCCATCGCCGGAATTTGTGCCGTCTTTGTTGCCTTATTTACAATCAGTTACCAAAGCATAAAAGCCGCGCTGATGAATCCGGTGAAAACGTTGCGAAGCGAGTGA